One Streptomyces sp. R28 DNA window includes the following coding sequences:
- a CDS encoding NAD(P)-dependent alcohol dehydrogenase, whose protein sequence is MTARLPSLVRSYRVSTGGGIDGLSLRTHEPRTPGEGEVAVAVHATSLNFRELLVLRGQYALPVKPDVIPVSDGAGEVVAVGPGVRRVRPGDRVTAALFPRWLDGPLEPAYLPQLGGSLDGMLTELAVLPEDALVPIPEHLSYAEAATLPCAAVTAWNALTGDGRGVRRGQTVLATGSGGVSLFTVQFAKLLGARVFATTSRADKEQRLRDLGADEVVNYRDIPDWHATARELTAGRGVDRVVDTAGTLEQSLKSLAVDGHIALVGSVSGNWPPVDPRLLFGVAATVRALAVGSRAQFISMNNVIATHRLRPVIDRVFPFEEAVAAYRYYESASPFGKAIIKVR, encoded by the coding sequence ATGACGGCGAGACTCCCATCCTTGGTGCGCAGCTACCGCGTCAGCACCGGCGGCGGTATCGATGGCCTGTCGCTGCGCACGCACGAACCACGCACGCCCGGGGAAGGGGAGGTTGCGGTCGCGGTCCACGCCACCTCGCTCAACTTCCGTGAACTTCTGGTGCTGCGGGGGCAGTACGCGCTGCCCGTCAAACCGGACGTCATACCGGTCTCGGACGGTGCCGGCGAGGTCGTCGCTGTTGGGCCAGGTGTCCGGCGGGTGCGCCCGGGCGACCGCGTCACCGCCGCACTGTTCCCACGGTGGCTGGACGGCCCGCTGGAACCGGCATACCTGCCGCAGTTGGGTGGCTCGCTCGACGGAATGCTGACGGAGCTGGCCGTCCTCCCGGAGGACGCGCTCGTGCCCATCCCCGAACACCTCTCCTATGCCGAGGCGGCGACTCTTCCCTGCGCCGCCGTCACGGCGTGGAACGCCCTGACCGGCGACGGCCGCGGAGTTCGGCGCGGACAGACCGTACTGGCCACGGGCTCCGGGGGCGTGTCGCTGTTCACGGTGCAGTTCGCCAAACTTCTGGGCGCGAGAGTATTCGCCACGACAAGCCGCGCGGACAAGGAACAACGCCTTCGCGATCTGGGCGCCGACGAGGTCGTCAACTACCGCGACATTCCCGACTGGCACGCCACCGCCCGCGAACTCACCGCCGGGCGAGGGGTCGACCGCGTCGTCGACACCGCCGGAACGCTGGAGCAGTCGCTGAAGTCGCTCGCCGTCGACGGACACATCGCCCTCGTCGGATCCGTCTCCGGCAACTGGCCACCGGTCGATCCCCGTCTGCTGTTCGGCGTCGCCGCTACGGTCCGGGCGTTGGCCGTCGGTAGCCGAGCCCAGTTCATCTCCATGAACAACGTCATTGCCACGCATCGGCTCCGACCAGTCATCGACCGAGTGTTCCCGTTCGAGGAAGCCGTCGCAGCGTACCGGTACTACGAGTCGGCCAGCCCGTTCGGAAAAGCGATCATCAAGGTCAGATAG
- a CDS encoding lectin translates to MAAPRLLRPLRMCLLAALPAVLVASAAIGPAQAEPPDATAAAVTFSDSFDGPAGAAADPSKWQIETGDNVNNHERQYYTSGNKNAALDGQGHLVITARRENPANYQCWYGTCQYTSARLNTAGKFTAQYGHVEARLKVPRGQGMWPAFWMLGTPVNWPDSGEIDIMENVGFEPSTVHGTIHGPGYSGSGGIGAAYSLPNGQAFADAFHTFAVDWAPDSITWSVDGNVYQRRTPADLGGRTWVFDKPFFLILNLAVGGYWPGDPDGSTVFPQQLVVDHVSVTTGDPATGGAIRGLAGKCVDVAGANPANGTPVQLYDCNGSAAQQWTAGADGTLRALGKCLDVTGNGTADGSMVQLWDCTGGPNQRWAVSAARDIVNPQAGKCLDVTGDNAANGTRLQIWTCTGGANQKWTVG, encoded by the coding sequence ATGGCCGCCCCACGCCTGCTACGCCCGCTCCGCATGTGTCTCCTCGCCGCTTTGCCGGCCGTCCTGGTCGCGTCCGCCGCGATCGGACCCGCTCAGGCGGAACCACCGGACGCCACGGCCGCCGCGGTGACGTTCTCCGACAGCTTCGACGGGCCCGCCGGTGCCGCGGCCGACCCGTCGAAGTGGCAGATCGAAACCGGCGACAACGTCAACAACCACGAGCGGCAGTACTACACCTCGGGCAACAAGAACGCGGCACTGGACGGCCAGGGCCACCTGGTGATCACGGCCCGGCGCGAGAACCCCGCCAACTACCAGTGCTGGTACGGCACTTGTCAGTACACCTCGGCCCGGCTGAACACCGCCGGGAAGTTCACCGCCCAGTACGGGCACGTCGAGGCGCGGCTGAAGGTGCCGCGCGGGCAGGGCATGTGGCCCGCGTTCTGGATGCTCGGCACACCGGTGAACTGGCCGGACTCGGGCGAGATCGACATCATGGAGAACGTCGGCTTCGAGCCCTCGACCGTGCACGGCACGATCCACGGACCCGGCTACTCCGGGTCGGGCGGCATAGGGGCCGCCTACTCCCTCCCGAACGGGCAGGCCTTCGCCGACGCCTTCCACACCTTCGCCGTCGACTGGGCGCCCGACTCGATCACCTGGTCCGTGGACGGGAACGTCTACCAGCGGCGCACACCCGCCGACCTGGGCGGACGGACCTGGGTGTTCGACAAGCCGTTCTTCCTGATCCTGAACCTCGCGGTCGGCGGCTACTGGCCGGGCGACCCGGACGGATCCACGGTCTTTCCGCAGCAACTGGTCGTGGACCACGTCTCGGTGACGACCGGCGACCCTGCCACCGGCGGCGCGATCAGGGGACTGGCCGGGAAGTGCGTGGACGTGGCCGGGGCGAACCCCGCCAACGGCACGCCCGTACAGCTCTACGACTGCAACGGCTCCGCCGCCCAGCAGTGGACCGCCGGCGCCGACGGAACGCTCCGGGCGCTCGGCAAGTGCCTGGACGTGACGGGCAACGGCACCGCGGACGGCTCGATGGTCCAGCTGTGGGACTGCACCGGCGGCCCCAACCAGAGATGGGCGGTCTCCGCGGCGCGCGACATCGTCAACCCGCAGGCCGGCAAGTGCCTCGATGTGACCGGCGACAACGCGGCCAACGGCACTCGGCTGCAGATATGGACCTGCACGGGCGGCGCCAACCAGAAGTGGACGGTCGGCTGA
- a CDS encoding Na(+)/H(+) antiporter subunit B, with translation MVDAVIVIALVLVAVCATAAVAVRDPVRQALVLAVLGVALAVLFTSVQAPDVALSQLAVGGALTPLLLLLAVRKVKRRKGRER, from the coding sequence GTGGTTGACGCGGTCATCGTCATCGCGCTGGTGCTCGTAGCCGTCTGTGCGACTGCGGCGGTGGCCGTCCGCGACCCGGTGCGCCAAGCTCTCGTGCTCGCCGTCCTCGGCGTCGCACTCGCGGTGCTGTTCACCTCGGTGCAGGCGCCCGACGTCGCCCTGTCGCAACTGGCGGTCGGCGGCGCCCTCACCCCGCTGCTGCTGCTCCTGGCCGTCCGCAAGGTCAAGCGGCGCAAGGGGCGGGAGCGATGA
- a CDS encoding PHP domain-containing protein, producing the protein MDPVQALNRIAFLLERSLAPTYRVRAFRTAARVLAELPEGEVRARAEAGTLESLRGVGPKTAQVVREALAGQVPGYLTDLEGRSAAAAPPENGRQLWELLRGDCHLHSDWSDGGSPIEEMGRTAAELGHEWAALTDHSPRLTVARGLSADRLREQLDVVAELNATWAPFRLLTGIECDILEDGSLDQEPELLQRLDVVVVSVHSKLRMESRAMTRRMVAAVRDPHADVLGHCTGRLVTGRGRPESEFDADEVFAACAESGTAVEINSRPERLDPPRRLLRLAVAAGTLFAIDTDAHAPGQLDWQRYGCARAKECAVPAERVVTTWSRDELLAWTHEGRTPSRVAGA; encoded by the coding sequence ATGGATCCCGTCCAGGCGCTGAACCGGATCGCCTTTCTGCTGGAGCGGTCCCTGGCGCCGACGTATCGCGTACGTGCCTTCCGTACGGCCGCCCGGGTACTGGCCGAGCTGCCCGAGGGCGAGGTACGGGCGCGGGCCGAGGCAGGGACGCTGGAGTCGCTCCGGGGCGTCGGTCCGAAGACGGCCCAGGTGGTGCGCGAGGCGCTGGCCGGTCAGGTGCCCGGCTATCTGACGGACCTGGAGGGCAGGTCCGCGGCTGCCGCACCGCCTGAGAACGGGCGGCAGCTGTGGGAGCTGCTGCGCGGGGACTGCCATCTGCACTCCGACTGGTCCGACGGCGGCAGCCCGATCGAGGAGATGGGGCGGACGGCGGCCGAGCTCGGACATGAGTGGGCGGCGCTGACCGACCACTCCCCGCGGCTGACCGTCGCCCGCGGGCTGTCGGCCGACCGCTTGCGCGAGCAGCTGGACGTGGTGGCGGAGCTGAACGCGACCTGGGCGCCGTTCCGGCTGCTCACCGGCATCGAGTGCGACATCCTCGAGGACGGCTCGCTCGACCAGGAACCCGAGCTGCTTCAGCGGCTCGACGTCGTGGTGGTGTCCGTGCACTCCAAGCTGCGCATGGAATCCCGCGCGATGACCCGCCGCATGGTCGCCGCCGTACGCGATCCGCACGCGGACGTTCTGGGGCACTGCACCGGCAGGCTGGTGACCGGGCGTGGGCGGCCCGAGTCGGAGTTCGACGCGGACGAGGTGTTCGCCGCGTGCGCCGAGTCCGGGACGGCGGTGGAGATCAACAGCCGGCCCGAGCGGCTCGACCCGCCCCGGCGGCTGCTGCGCCTGGCCGTGGCGGCGGGCACCCTGTTCGCCATCGACACCGACGCGCACGCGCCCGGTCAGCTGGACTGGCAGCGGTACGGCTGTGCCCGGGCCAAGGAGTGCGCGGTGCCCGCCGAGCGGGTGGTCACCACTTGGAGCAGGGACGAGCTGCTGGCCTGGACCCACGAGGGCCGGACACCTTCCCGAGTGGCGGGCGCCTGA
- a CDS encoding monovalent cation/H+ antiporter complex subunit F produces the protein MNGWLLAATVVLGGGVGATLWGVATGPLRRRVVAQNLSTALACPGLLLLGQGYERPSYVDLALVLALLGPVGTLVFARLLADELADDPPRARGLTWAAAGLAASVVLALCVAAGPSRAMVKLLLTGALLIGGNMAASRALSGGFAGVRGG, from the coding sequence ATGAACGGCTGGCTCCTCGCAGCGACCGTCGTACTCGGCGGAGGAGTGGGCGCCACCCTCTGGGGCGTCGCCACCGGACCGCTGCGGCGCCGGGTGGTGGCCCAGAACCTGTCCACCGCCCTGGCCTGCCCCGGACTGCTCCTGCTCGGCCAGGGTTACGAGCGCCCCTCGTACGTCGACCTCGCCCTGGTCCTCGCCCTGCTCGGCCCCGTCGGCACCCTCGTCTTCGCCCGCCTGCTCGCCGACGAACTGGCCGACGACCCGCCGCGCGCCCGGGGCCTGACCTGGGCGGCCGCAGGTCTTGCCGCGTCGGTGGTCCTGGCGCTGTGCGTGGCGGCCGGGCCGAGCAGGGCGATGGTGAAGCTCCTGCTCACGGGCGCGCTCCTGATCGGCGGGAACATGGCCGCCTCCCGTGCGCTGTCCGGCGGTTTCGCGGGGGTGCGCGGTGGTTGA
- a CDS encoding VanZ family protein: MARGTSRSRAAIRPGTSKTAGAAKSADGAKSSGGAKPTGGAKSGRAAKSERAAKPRRTPRPRQNPLRFLARLLAMLCAFAFMVAFAVVLAKLTLQPSPASEALTHTNLHPGRSLRAYLDQPELRDAFRQIGGNLLLGVPFGILVPVVAPRTRGVLRVLLLTATVMLLVEFAQGALVTGRAFDIDDVILNTSGALIGYLLLGRRLSRAVHARGPRSDKA, translated from the coding sequence ATGGCCCGTGGAACCTCACGTTCGCGCGCCGCGATACGCCCCGGCACTTCCAAGACCGCCGGCGCCGCCAAGTCGGCGGACGGCGCCAAATCCTCAGGCGGCGCGAAGCCCACAGGCGGGGCCAAGTCCGGGCGCGCCGCCAAATCCGAGCGCGCCGCCAAGCCCCGGCGCACTCCGCGTCCCAGGCAGAACCCCCTGCGCTTCCTGGCCCGCCTCCTGGCGATGCTGTGCGCCTTCGCGTTCATGGTCGCCTTCGCCGTCGTCCTGGCGAAGCTCACTCTCCAGCCCTCCCCCGCCTCGGAGGCCCTGACCCACACCAACCTGCATCCGGGCCGCTCCCTGCGGGCCTATCTGGACCAGCCCGAACTGCGCGACGCCTTCCGGCAGATCGGCGGGAACCTGCTGCTGGGCGTTCCGTTCGGCATCCTGGTCCCCGTCGTCGCCCCACGCACACGCGGTGTCCTGCGCGTACTTCTGCTCACGGCGACCGTCATGCTTCTCGTCGAGTTCGCGCAGGGTGCGCTGGTGACTGGGCGCGCCTTCGACATCGACGACGTCATCCTCAACACCAGCGGAGCCCTGATCGGCTACCTCCTGCTGGGCCGGCGACTGAGCCGCGCGGTGCACGCCCGAGGGCCTCGCTCCGACAAGGCCTAG
- a CDS encoding helix-turn-helix domain-containing protein, producing the protein MISESNRGGLAGALREWRTRRRVSQLELAMRAGTTQRHVSFIESGRSAPGRSMIIRLAESLEVPIRERNELLRAAGFAPAYPQTRMDDPQLEPIRTALERILQGHLPYPAVVVDRHGDLLSANAAFHALTAGVAPHLLVPPVSVPRVLLHPQGLAPRIVNLDEWAWHIIDSIQAESVRNPDDQLQRLASELIDLVPLRPRESPHHLGFAVPLRLRAHDPDDDRELTLITTLTHFGTAIDVTIAELRLEAFLPADEATGAMLAELVKR; encoded by the coding sequence GTGATCAGCGAATCGAACAGAGGCGGACTTGCCGGCGCGTTGCGTGAATGGCGCACCCGGCGACGCGTCAGCCAGCTGGAACTGGCCATGCGCGCCGGAACCACGCAGCGGCACGTCAGCTTCATCGAGAGCGGACGGTCGGCCCCTGGCCGATCAATGATCATCCGGCTGGCTGAATCCCTGGAGGTGCCGATCCGCGAGCGCAACGAACTCCTCCGTGCGGCCGGATTCGCACCGGCCTACCCGCAGACCCGCATGGACGACCCCCAGCTCGAACCGATCCGCACCGCCCTCGAACGGATCCTGCAGGGCCATCTGCCGTACCCGGCGGTGGTTGTCGACCGGCACGGCGACCTCCTCTCGGCCAACGCCGCCTTCCATGCGCTCACCGCCGGCGTGGCCCCGCATCTGCTCGTACCGCCGGTGAGCGTTCCCCGGGTGCTGCTGCATCCGCAGGGCCTGGCGCCACGCATCGTCAACCTCGACGAGTGGGCGTGGCACATCATCGACAGCATCCAGGCCGAGAGCGTGCGCAACCCGGACGACCAACTCCAACGCTTGGCCTCCGAACTCATCGACCTGGTACCACTGCGTCCGCGCGAGTCACCGCACCACCTCGGCTTCGCCGTACCGCTGCGCCTTAGGGCACATGATCCGGACGACGACAGGGAGCTGACGCTCATCACCACGCTCACTCACTTCGGCACCGCCATCGACGTCACCATCGCCGAACTACGACTTGAGGCGTTCCTGCCGGCCGACGAAGCGACCGGCGCCATGCTGGCCGAACTCGTCAAGCGGTAA
- a CDS encoding sulfite exporter TauE/SafE family protein, whose translation MNAAHLGELLAVLGAGIAAGAVNAVVGSGTLITFPVLLATGLPPVTATVSNALGLIPGSISGAIGYREELRGQRRRIVKWGAGALLGGLTGATLLLALPASAFERIVPALVGLALVLVVLQPLLARKVRSRRTRKGRTVRPDGGPLLLVGLTLASVYGGYFSAAQGIIYVALMGMLLDDGLQRLTAVKNVLVAVVNSVAALFFLVVADFDWTAVALLAVGSAVGGHLGATTGRRLRPSVLRTLIVAVGTVAVVQLVLR comes from the coding sequence ATGAACGCCGCACACCTCGGTGAGCTGCTCGCCGTCCTGGGCGCGGGCATCGCCGCCGGTGCCGTCAACGCCGTCGTCGGCTCCGGGACGCTGATCACCTTTCCGGTCCTGCTCGCGACCGGCCTGCCGCCCGTCACCGCCACGGTCTCCAACGCGCTCGGCCTGATCCCGGGCTCGATCAGCGGAGCCATCGGGTACCGCGAAGAACTCCGCGGGCAGCGCCGGCGCATCGTGAAGTGGGGCGCCGGCGCCCTGCTCGGCGGACTCACCGGCGCCACGCTGCTGCTGGCCCTGCCCGCCTCGGCGTTCGAACGGATCGTGCCGGCCTTGGTGGGACTCGCCCTCGTGCTGGTCGTTCTCCAACCGCTTCTCGCCAGGAAGGTGCGCAGCCGCCGCACCCGCAAGGGGCGAACCGTACGTCCTGACGGCGGCCCCCTGCTGCTCGTCGGACTGACCCTGGCCAGCGTCTACGGCGGCTACTTCTCCGCTGCCCAGGGCATCATCTACGTCGCCCTGATGGGCATGCTCCTCGACGACGGCCTGCAACGCCTCACCGCCGTCAAGAACGTGCTCGTCGCCGTGGTCAACTCCGTCGCCGCGCTGTTCTTCCTCGTCGTCGCGGACTTCGACTGGACGGCCGTAGCTCTTCTCGCGGTCGGATCCGCGGTCGGCGGCCATCTCGGCGCCACGACAGGCCGCCGCCTGCGCCCCTCCGTCCTGCGCACGCTCATCGTGGCGGTCGGCACGGTGGCCGTCGTCCAGTTGGTGCTGCGCTAG
- a CDS encoding IS110 family transposase: protein MSSSQTRIWVGIDAGKGHHWAVAVDTDGETLFSTKVINDEAQILTLIETARERADDVRWAVDISGRASTLLLALLIAHGEQVVYVPGRTVNRMSGAYRGEGKTDAKDAKVIADQARMRRDFAPLNTPPEVVSTLQLLTRHRAGLIADRVRLVNRLRDLLLGICPALERAFDYSAAKGPVLMLTEYQTPAALRRIGFKRLTTWLERRKVRGAAEVAAKAVEAAQSQLTALPGEKPAARLVCELAHQLLALDDRIKDNDREIRETFRADDRAEIIESMPGMGPILGAEFVAIVGDLAGYKDAGRLASHAGLAPVARDSGRRTGNYHRPQRYNRRLRHIFYMSAQTAMMRPGPSRDYYLKKRSEGLLHTQALLALARRRVDVLWAMLRDKRLFTSAPPVTQAA from the coding sequence TTGAGCTCGTCGCAGACGCGGATATGGGTCGGCATCGATGCCGGCAAGGGTCACCACTGGGCGGTGGCAGTCGACACCGACGGCGAGACGCTGTTCTCGACAAAAGTGATCAACGACGAGGCCCAAATCCTCACGCTCATCGAGACCGCCCGCGAAAGGGCGGACGACGTGCGGTGGGCAGTAGACATCTCCGGCCGTGCCTCGACCCTGCTGCTGGCTCTCCTGATCGCGCACGGCGAGCAAGTCGTCTATGTACCGGGCCGCACGGTCAACCGCATGTCCGGCGCCTACCGCGGAGAGGGCAAGACCGATGCCAAGGACGCGAAGGTCATTGCCGATCAAGCCCGCATGCGCCGGGACTTCGCTCCACTGAACACCCCGCCCGAGGTCGTCTCCACCCTCCAGCTGCTGACGCGTCACCGGGCCGGCCTGATCGCCGACCGGGTCCGGCTCGTCAACCGCCTCCGTGACCTGCTGCTGGGCATCTGCCCCGCTCTGGAACGGGCCTTCGACTACTCCGCGGCCAAGGGGCCCGTTCTCATGCTGACCGAGTACCAGACCCCGGCCGCCCTGCGGCGAATCGGCTTCAAGCGGCTGACCACCTGGCTGGAGCGGCGAAAGGTTCGCGGGGCCGCAGAAGTCGCGGCCAAGGCCGTGGAGGCCGCCCAGTCCCAGCTGACCGCGCTGCCCGGCGAGAAGCCGGCCGCCAGGCTGGTCTGCGAGCTCGCCCACCAGCTCCTGGCCCTGGACGATCGGATCAAGGACAACGACCGGGAGATCCGTGAGACCTTCCGCGCCGACGACCGTGCCGAGATAATCGAGTCCATGCCTGGCATGGGGCCGATCCTGGGCGCCGAGTTCGTCGCCATCGTCGGCGACCTGGCAGGCTACAAGGACGCTGGCCGCCTCGCCTCTCATGCCGGCCTTGCTCCGGTCGCCAGGGACTCCGGTCGGCGCACCGGCAACTACCACCGACCTCAGCGCTACAACCGACGCCTGCGGCACATCTTCTACATGTCGGCGCAGACCGCCATGATGCGGCCCGGACCGTCGAGGGACTACTACCTCAAAAAGCGATCCGAGGGGCTGCTGCACACCCAGGCCTTGCTCGCGCTCGCCCGCCGCCGGGTCGACGTGCTCTGGGCCATGCTGCGTGACAAGAGGCTGTTCACCTCCGCCCCGCCGGTCACACAGGCGGCTTGA
- a CDS encoding HAD family hydrolase, which yields MERAAVFDVDGTLVDTNHLHVTTWWEAFRQAGHQVPMHAVHRAVGLGSTDLIAHLLGDDRDKDQDAELSAAHKALYGQYFDRLPPLRDAGRLLRRLDRNGWRVVLATSAGGAELSALRRAISADDVITATASADDVEEGKPAPEPVEHALELAGVPAERAVFVGDTVWDMRAGTQAGVRCVGVLCGGIPRADLLDAGAQAVYEDPAHLLAALADSPLADVPGGADTHSG from the coding sequence ATGGAACGGGCGGCGGTGTTCGACGTCGACGGAACCCTCGTCGACACCAACCACCTCCACGTCACGACCTGGTGGGAGGCCTTCCGGCAGGCCGGACACCAGGTGCCCATGCACGCCGTCCACCGGGCCGTCGGTCTCGGCTCCACCGATCTGATCGCCCACCTCCTCGGCGACGACCGGGACAAGGACCAGGACGCCGAGCTGAGCGCCGCCCACAAGGCCCTGTACGGCCAGTACTTCGACCGGCTGCCCCCGCTGCGGGACGCGGGCCGGCTGCTGCGGCGCCTCGACCGCAACGGCTGGCGGGTCGTCCTCGCGACCTCGGCCGGGGGTGCGGAGCTGTCCGCGCTGCGTCGGGCGATCTCCGCGGACGACGTGATCACCGCCACCGCGAGCGCCGACGACGTCGAGGAGGGCAAGCCCGCACCGGAGCCCGTCGAGCACGCCCTGGAACTGGCCGGGGTGCCCGCCGAGCGCGCGGTCTTCGTCGGCGACACCGTGTGGGACATGCGGGCCGGCACTCAGGCCGGTGTGCGCTGTGTGGGCGTCCTGTGCGGCGGCATCCCCCGCGCCGACCTGCTGGACGCGGGCGCGCAGGCGGTCTACGAGGATCCGGCCCACCTGCTGGCAGCCCTGGCGGACAGCCCCCTGGCCGACGTGCCGGGCGGCGCGGACACGCACAGCGGATGA
- a CDS encoding MnhB domain-containing protein: MTPRTRLGLVLVGGVGLAALLVAACLRLPDFGGDSHPYGDRAVHEALVRRTANSIASVNFDQRAFDTLGEMTILFAAVVGCVVLLRQTRDEHRARPEPADVAPPVRRYALIVLPVALVTGLYVIAHGQLSPGGGFQGGVVAATSLHLLYLGADYRALERVRPVGLYEVGDAVSASAYLVTGLAGLIAGTTFLANTLLPYGTFNTLSSGGTVPLLNAAIGMEVACAVVVLLARFLDQAVEIEEESGK; the protein is encoded by the coding sequence ATGACCCCGCGCACCCGGCTCGGCCTTGTCCTCGTCGGCGGCGTCGGCCTCGCCGCGCTCCTCGTCGCCGCCTGCCTGCGGCTGCCGGACTTCGGCGGCGACAGCCACCCGTACGGCGACCGCGCCGTGCACGAGGCCCTCGTCCGCCGCACCGCCAACTCCATCGCCTCCGTCAACTTCGACCAGCGCGCCTTCGACACCCTCGGCGAGATGACCATCCTGTTCGCGGCCGTCGTCGGCTGTGTCGTCCTGCTGCGGCAGACCCGCGACGAGCACCGTGCCCGACCCGAACCCGCCGACGTGGCCCCGCCGGTACGCCGCTACGCCCTGATCGTCCTGCCGGTCGCCCTGGTCACCGGCCTCTACGTCATCGCGCACGGCCAGCTCAGCCCCGGCGGCGGCTTCCAGGGCGGCGTCGTCGCCGCGACCTCCCTGCACCTGCTCTACCTCGGCGCCGACTACCGCGCCCTGGAACGCGTCCGCCCGGTCGGCCTGTACGAGGTCGGCGACGCCGTCTCGGCCTCGGCCTACCTTGTCACCGGCCTCGCGGGCCTCATCGCAGGAACCACGTTCCTCGCCAACACCCTGCTGCCGTACGGCACGTTCAACACGCTGTCCTCCGGCGGCACGGTGCCGCTGCTGAACGCGGCCATCGGCATGGAGGTCGCGTGCGCGGTCGTCGTGCTGCTCGCCCGCTTCCTGGACCAGGCCGTCGAGATCGAGGAGGAGAGCGGAAAGTGA